In Bacteroidota bacterium, a single window of DNA contains:
- the porU gene encoding type IX secretion system sortase PorU: MSNIIMFLRNAFYTLVGFLFLVANLDAQEFKRELKWEEYSAFNVTNIPFCSTCDVSQNNDERYISFYSERFKGFSNEKFEAHMSGEIYSVLNIDNNVKVVLMESLSKINDSLFAETQYEADVSYLYVRYPALRVRGNNIERLESFSIELTPRIVPLASPPIIRPGRRGSWPATSVLASGQWYRIAVSQEGIFKMDKSFLESLGMNLSDIDPKTIKIYSGHGTILPEFNSVERPKDLVQNPIYVKGEEDGRFDAADYILFYGNSPSKFLYDSSSNDFVYSKNYYAKETVYFLTYGGSNGIRITSQSANISQPADIDVSEFDDIYRYEKDLVNLIKTGKIWYGEHFDRTLSYSFSKDFANRVAGSTVKIRTVLVSRSLKPSTFTLNLNGKTSSFQIAALGTLDYESSVIVAPVQRVFNFSDINGSSLNLNVSYDKPLSSSEGWCDYIEFVVKRNLIHSGAQTIFANLTSTQVDYSKFKITSAENIQVWDITDPFNVKIQNTDFVNNEHQFVANTQNVLRRYISTSSYLSPKALSKASNQNLHEIRDVDYIIVTHPDLKSAAENLAQFHRENSGLTVQVVTTNEIFNEFSHGIQDVSAIRDFMKMLWDEASSPQKRPKYLLLFGDASYDFLDILENNTNRVPTFESIDSHNPMVSFCSDDYFVLMDNSEGKMDGVSSIGMLDIAVGRIVANSLADADAVVNKIKNYYAKESFGNWRTNFTFLADDMDNNWESEFVVYNEQYTKELEIQYPYGLYNKLYLDAFEQKSMGGGERYPDAVEAINNNIEKGTLLWSYNGHGGTFGLASERVIVIPQINAWRNNYKLPLFVTATCEFSRFDDPAMVSGGENTLLNPKGGSIGLLTTVRLVLVSTNRAIQDYLYSNSFYVKDDNGRTPIGLIYKETKNRPLPGSGDRFFTFLGDPAVRLAIPRYKAELDSLNGVSLSDAGVDTLKALSKVTFKGRILNDDNSTKSDFNGIVFPTVLDKSSITQTRANGANSVVLDYKVQNNILFRGRVQAKDGKFEFTFIVPKDINYRYDSARISLYADNQTTDAAGYEKRIIVGGAADSVGTDNEGPVLALFLNDFSFVNGGLTNNSPLFIATLHDENGINTAGSGIGREIIATFDKGTKQERSVVLNEFYQTNMNSYQDGELRYRLSNLAPGKHTITLKAWDVYNNSSETTLEFVVDENKDLVLKNLMNYPNPFSTHTTFHFDHNKPGQNLTIQLQIMTISGKVVKNFFSEVTSSDSHLSLFDWDAKDEFGDKLAKGVYIYRIRAKSGEGKWVEKYEKLMLLN; the protein is encoded by the coding sequence GTGTCTAATATCATTATGTTTTTGAGAAATGCTTTTTACACTCTTGTAGGATTTCTTTTTCTTGTTGCTAATCTTGATGCACAAGAATTTAAAAGAGAGTTGAAATGGGAAGAGTACTCTGCATTTAATGTTACTAATATCCCATTTTGTTCAACCTGCGATGTAAGTCAAAATAATGATGAACGGTACATTTCATTTTATTCTGAGAGATTTAAAGGGTTCTCTAATGAAAAGTTTGAAGCACACATGTCCGGTGAGATTTATTCAGTATTGAATATTGATAATAATGTCAAAGTTGTTTTGATGGAATCCCTCAGTAAGATTAATGACTCCTTATTTGCTGAAACTCAATATGAAGCAGATGTGTCCTATCTGTATGTCAGATATCCTGCACTCAGAGTCAGAGGTAATAATATTGAGCGTTTAGAATCGTTTTCGATTGAACTAACCCCCAGAATCGTACCACTTGCATCTCCTCCTATTATAAGACCGGGACGCAGAGGGAGTTGGCCTGCCACGAGTGTGCTTGCTTCGGGACAATGGTATAGAATTGCAGTCTCTCAAGAAGGGATATTTAAGATGGACAAATCTTTTCTTGAATCTTTGGGTATGAATCTCTCCGATATAGACCCGAAAACGATTAAAATATATAGCGGACACGGAACCATTCTGCCTGAATTTAACTCCGTTGAAAGACCTAAGGATTTAGTTCAAAATCCAATTTATGTGAAAGGAGAAGAAGACGGTCGTTTTGATGCAGCAGATTATATTTTGTTTTATGGTAACTCCCCAAGTAAGTTTCTATATGACTCTTCAAGTAATGATTTCGTTTATAGTAAAAACTATTATGCTAAAGAGACTGTTTATTTTCTTACATACGGAGGTTCAAATGGAATTCGTATAACATCTCAATCTGCTAATATTTCTCAACCCGCAGATATTGATGTGAGTGAGTTTGATGATATATATAGATATGAGAAGGATTTAGTCAACCTGATTAAAACGGGGAAAATATGGTATGGAGAACACTTTGACCGTACACTTTCGTACTCATTTTCAAAAGATTTTGCAAACAGAGTTGCCGGGAGTACAGTTAAAATTAGGACAGTTTTAGTTTCTCGTTCTTTGAAGCCTTCCACCTTTACTTTAAATTTAAATGGAAAAACATCCTCATTTCAGATTGCCGCTCTTGGCACCTTGGATTATGAGAGTAGCGTGATAGTTGCGCCTGTCCAAAGGGTATTTAACTTCTCAGACATTAACGGTTCATCACTTAATTTGAATGTTAGTTACGACAAACCGCTATCCAGCAGCGAGGGGTGGTGTGATTATATTGAGTTTGTTGTAAAAAGAAACCTAATCCACTCAGGTGCACAGACTATTTTTGCTAATTTGACTTCAACCCAAGTGGACTATTCAAAATTCAAGATTACCAGTGCGGAGAATATACAAGTCTGGGATATTACTGACCCGTTTAATGTTAAAATACAGAATACTGATTTTGTTAATAATGAACATCAATTTGTTGCAAATACACAAAATGTGTTACGTAGATATATTAGCACTTCTTCTTATCTTTCACCAAAAGCTTTATCCAAAGCCTCTAATCAAAATTTACACGAAATAAGAGATGTCGACTATATTATTGTTACTCATCCGGATTTGAAATCAGCTGCAGAAAATCTTGCACAGTTTCACAGAGAAAACAGTGGACTAACTGTACAAGTGGTTACAACAAATGAGATTTTTAACGAATTTTCTCACGGAATTCAGGATGTAAGCGCTATAAGAGATTTTATGAAAATGCTCTGGGATGAAGCTTCCTCACCTCAAAAACGTCCAAAATATTTGCTGCTTTTTGGCGATGCCAGCTATGATTTTTTGGATATTCTTGAAAACAATACCAACAGAGTCCCCACTTTTGAATCCATTGATTCGCATAATCCCATGGTATCTTTCTGCTCTGATGATTATTTTGTCCTTATGGATAATTCAGAGGGTAAAATGGATGGCGTTTCCAGTATTGGGATGTTAGATATTGCTGTTGGACGCATTGTCGCTAATTCATTAGCTGATGCAGACGCTGTTGTTAATAAAATTAAAAACTACTATGCTAAAGAATCTTTTGGCAATTGGCGTACAAATTTTACATTTCTGGCAGATGATATGGATAATAATTGGGAAAGTGAATTTGTTGTCTACAATGAACAATATACCAAAGAACTCGAAATACAATATCCGTATGGTCTTTATAATAAGCTATATTTAGATGCTTTTGAACAAAAATCAATGGGTGGTGGCGAACGCTATCCGGATGCAGTAGAAGCAATTAATAATAATATAGAGAAAGGAACGCTCTTGTGGTCATATAATGGTCATGGAGGTACATTTGGATTAGCTTCTGAAAGGGTAATAGTTATTCCGCAAATCAATGCTTGGCGAAATAATTATAAACTGCCACTCTTTGTAACCGCGACATGTGAATTTTCGCGCTTTGATGATCCTGCAATGGTTTCCGGAGGTGAAAATACGCTGTTAAATCCAAAAGGAGGTTCCATTGGCTTATTGACAACCGTAAGATTGGTGCTGGTTTCTACCAACAGAGCAATTCAGGATTATTTGTATAGTAATTCCTTTTATGTCAAAGATGATAATGGGCGCACCCCAATAGGGTTAATTTATAAAGAAACTAAAAACCGTCCTTTGCCGGGAAGCGGAGATAGGTTTTTTACTTTTTTGGGAGATCCTGCTGTTAGACTCGCTATTCCCAGATATAAGGCTGAATTAGATTCTCTCAACGGTGTTTCATTGAGTGATGCAGGAGTTGATACTTTAAAGGCATTGTCTAAAGTTACTTTTAAAGGACGAATTTTGAATGATGATAACTCAACCAAGTCAGATTTCAATGGAATTGTGTTTCCAACTGTTTTAGATAAATCATCCATTACACAGACTCGTGCAAATGGAGCCAATTCGGTAGTTCTGGATTATAAAGTTCAAAACAATATTCTGTTTAGAGGTCGCGTGCAAGCTAAAGATGGCAAATTTGAATTTACATTCATTGTTCCTAAAGATATAAATTACAGATATGACAGTGCGCGTATATCATTATATGCGGACAATCAAACAACGGATGCTGCCGGCTATGAGAAACGAATTATTGTTGGTGGTGCCGCTGACAGTGTTGGGACAGACAATGAAGGTCCTGTACTTGCCTTATTTTTGAATGATTTCTCTTTTGTTAATGGCGGATTGACAAATAATAGTCCGTTATTTATTGCAACACTTCATGATGAAAACGGCATAAACACAGCAGGTTCAGGCATTGGAAGAGAAATTATTGCCACGTTTGACAAAGGGACTAAGCAAGAGCGAAGTGTAGTGTTAAACGAGTTCTATCAAACAAATATGAACAGTTATCAGGATGGAGAACTACGATACCGTTTGTCAAATCTTGCACCGGGCAAACATACTATTACACTTAAGGCATGGGACGTGTACAACAATTCTTCTGAAACTACATTAGAGTTTGTAGTTGATGAAAATAAGGATTTGGTTTTGAAAAATCTGATGAACTACCCCAACCCGTTTAGTACACATACTACATTCCATTTTGACCATAACAAACCGGGTCAGAATCTCACCATTCAACTTCAAATTATGACTATAAGCGGAAAAGTTGTCAAAAACTTCTTTTCAGAAGTAACTTCATCAGATTCGCATTTAAGTTTGTTTGATTGGGATGCCAAAGACGAGTTTGGCGACAAGCTTGCCAAAGGAGTTTATATATACCGAATCAGAGCAAAATCAGGTGAAGGGAAGTGGGTTGAAAAATATGAAAAACTGATGCTCCTTAATTAA
- a CDS encoding PorP/SprF family type IX secretion system membrane protein, which translates to MKRHILVFGFLFLFNGFVFAQDPELTQFYASPVYTNPAMAGNAFCSFNAAGRFSVSYRNQWPGLPGTYRTMVASFDQHVDEINGGLGFLALYDRAGAGQLTTVSLSAIYAYVLPLDVRRGFYLRAGIQGTYTQKSIDWGSLKWADQIDPIRGFIYKTQETHATDMVRYPNFAAGLIGYSSKFYAGLAVHNIVEPKESFYDSDAENAKIPRRLTFHSGAVIPLDKRKVTQSTFSPNILFMNQSTFTQLNLGFYINRGPLVTGLWFRQAFGHYKTSDALMILFGFRKDRFKFAYSTDITVSSARSAVPVSHEVTATLEWCIPKVPKRFKPVRCPEF; encoded by the coding sequence ATGAAGAGACATATACTAGTTTTTGGTTTCCTATTCTTATTCAATGGGTTTGTTTTTGCTCAGGATCCTGAATTGACTCAATTTTATGCGTCACCTGTTTATACCAACCCAGCAATGGCTGGAAATGCATTTTGTTCATTTAATGCAGCGGGACGTTTTTCTGTCAGCTATCGAAATCAATGGCCAGGACTTCCCGGCACATACAGAACCATGGTTGCTTCATTTGATCAACACGTAGATGAAATCAATGGTGGTTTAGGTTTTCTAGCGTTGTATGACAGAGCAGGTGCAGGACAATTAACAACCGTTTCATTGAGCGCTATTTATGCATATGTATTACCCTTAGATGTCCGTAGAGGTTTTTATTTAAGAGCTGGCATTCAAGGCACTTATACTCAAAAAAGTATAGATTGGGGAAGTTTAAAATGGGCAGACCAAATCGACCCAATTCGAGGCTTTATATATAAAACACAAGAAACACATGCGACAGACATGGTTAGATATCCAAATTTTGCTGCAGGTCTGATAGGTTATTCCAGTAAATTTTACGCGGGTTTGGCCGTTCATAATATTGTAGAACCCAAGGAATCTTTCTATGACAGTGATGCCGAGAATGCCAAAATCCCAAGACGACTGACCTTTCATTCCGGTGCTGTTATACCACTAGATAAGAGAAAAGTAACCCAAAGTACTTTTTCACCTAATATACTATTTATGAACCAGAGTACTTTTACTCAGTTAAACCTCGGTTTTTATATTAATAGAGGCCCCTTAGTGACCGGCTTGTGGTTTCGCCAGGCGTTTGGACATTATAAAACCTCAGATGCACTTATGATTCTATTCGGTTTTAGAAAAGACAGATTCAAATTTGCTTACAGCACTGATATTACTGTATCCTCTGCTAGGAGTGCCGTACCTGTTTCACACGAAGTTACCGCAACTCTTGAATGGTGTATACCTAAAGTTCCCAAAAGATTTAAGCCTGTCAGATGCCCTGAATTTTAA
- a CDS encoding SUMF1/EgtB/PvdO family nonheme iron enzyme, producing the protein MKTKLISALILFSAVIYLSSCSKRSSTTGWGYNDPRWGGFEDHEYDGQETGPGLVLVEGGTFLMGTKEQDVEWKYDNLERRVTVNSFYMDQTEISNKQYREYLYWLLRVFPDYNVYKEALPDTLVWRSKLAFNEPYVEYYLRHPAYKDYPVVGVNWQQATNFAAWRTDRVNTMILDREGIMIYDPVQELEENNFNTAAYLSGLYDIPKLGKKKYQPRDYSVKKKATRRVRVEDGILLPEYRLPTEAEWEFAAKALIGNAVNENIEQDKIYPWNDLTVRWARGSTERERGQILANFQRGRGDYGGIASKLNDAGFVPTPVYSYWPNDYGLYNMAGNVSEWVMDVYRPLSWEDFDDFNPFRGNVFKTVSLDSYGDPEEKDSLGRLKYRLVSIEENVKRRNYKKADNIGYKDEETYMGGEQMYEYGTTSLVNNKARVFKGGSWHDRAYWMAPGTRRFLDEELSLPTLGFRCAMIRLGSPVGNNPKANKNLPSTGSKKKR; encoded by the coding sequence ATGAAAACAAAACTTATTTCTGCCCTTATTCTATTTTCCGCAGTTATTTACTTATCCTCTTGCAGTAAGAGATCCTCAACAACAGGTTGGGGTTACAATGATCCTCGTTGGGGAGGATTTGAAGATCACGAGTATGACGGACAAGAAACAGGACCCGGTTTGGTTCTAGTAGAAGGCGGTACATTCTTAATGGGTACTAAAGAGCAAGACGTTGAATGGAAGTACGATAATCTTGAAAGACGTGTTACTGTTAATTCATTTTATATGGATCAAACAGAGATTAGCAATAAGCAATACCGCGAGTATTTATATTGGTTATTAAGGGTATTTCCTGACTATAATGTTTACAAAGAGGCTCTTCCTGACACACTTGTATGGAGAAGTAAATTAGCGTTCAATGAACCTTATGTAGAGTATTATCTCCGCCACCCTGCTTATAAAGACTATCCTGTTGTGGGTGTTAACTGGCAACAAGCTACAAATTTTGCAGCTTGGAGAACAGACCGTGTAAACACTATGATTCTGGACAGAGAAGGCATTATGATTTATGACCCTGTGCAAGAATTAGAAGAAAATAACTTTAATACTGCGGCTTATTTGTCTGGTTTATATGACATCCCTAAATTGGGTAAAAAGAAATATCAACCAAGGGACTATAGCGTTAAAAAGAAAGCAACACGTAGAGTGAGAGTTGAAGATGGTATTTTATTGCCTGAATACAGACTGCCGACCGAAGCAGAGTGGGAATTTGCAGCCAAAGCATTAATTGGAAATGCAGTTAATGAGAATATTGAACAAGACAAAATTTATCCTTGGAATGACTTAACTGTTCGTTGGGCAAGAGGTTCTACTGAAAGAGAGAGAGGTCAGATATTAGCTAACTTCCAAAGAGGTAGAGGTGACTATGGCGGTATTGCAAGTAAATTGAATGATGCGGGGTTTGTACCAACACCCGTTTATTCTTATTGGCCTAATGATTATGGACTCTATAATATGGCAGGAAATGTGTCCGAATGGGTAATGGATGTTTATAGACCTTTAAGTTGGGAAGATTTTGATGACTTTAATCCATTCAGAGGTAATGTATTTAAAACAGTATCCTTAGACAGCTATGGAGACCCTGAAGAAAAGGACTCCCTTGGAAGATTAAAATACAGATTGGTTTCTATTGAAGAAAATGTAAAACGTAGAAACTACAAAAAAGCTGATAACATTGGATACAAGGATGAGGAAACATATATGGGTGGTGAACAAATGTACGAATACGGAACTACTTCTCTTGTTAATAACAAAGCTAGAGTGTTTAAAGGTGGTTCATGGCACGACAGAGCGTATTGGATGGCACCCGGTACAAGAAGGTTCTTAGATGAAGAGCTTTCACTTCCGACACTTGGATTCAGATGTGCGATGATTCGTTTAGGTTCTCCGGTAGGAAACAATCCTAAAGCAAATAAAAACTTACCTTCTACAGGTTCCAAAAAGAAACGGTAA
- a CDS encoding FKBP-type peptidyl-prolyl cis-trans isomerase produces the protein MKNKLFMSIACGLALSIAITSCGNKSNKSSGAVLNNLKDSFSFAAGFNYGLQLKERDLTDINFDALVAGMRDAFEKDSGWLITPELYEGIVQKHLSNVLEASSEKNIKESNDFIAKKSKEQGVKKSETGLLWKAIKEGEGPNPSMTDTVVIHLRVEYPDGKVFEDTKDMTDPIEVPISGAWPGMVEGLQLMKPGAIYEFYVPYELGFGKNPQLRGMPPNKALTYKIELFKIK, from the coding sequence ATGAAAAATAAATTATTTATGAGCATAGCGTGTGGCTTAGCTCTCTCAATTGCCATCACTTCTTGTGGCAACAAAAGCAACAAATCCTCCGGAGCAGTACTCAACAATTTAAAGGACTCATTCAGCTTCGCAGCCGGTTTTAACTACGGACTACAATTAAAAGAACGCGATCTAACCGACATCAATTTTGATGCATTAGTTGCCGGCATGAGAGATGCGTTTGAAAAAGATTCAGGATGGTTAATTACTCCTGAGTTATATGAAGGTATTGTTCAAAAGCATTTATCCAACGTACTTGAAGCATCTTCAGAAAAAAATATCAAAGAAAGTAACGATTTCATTGCAAAGAAATCTAAAGAACAAGGAGTCAAAAAATCAGAAACCGGATTATTATGGAAAGCCATCAAAGAAGGCGAAGGTCCTAATCCCTCAATGACCGACACGGTTGTCATTCATTTAAGAGTTGAATATCCTGATGGTAAAGTGTTTGAAGACACAAAAGACATGACCGACCCAATTGAAGTACCTATTTCTGGTGCATGGCCGGGCATGGTCGAAGGTCTTCAACTTATGAAACCCGGAGCTATTTATGAATTTTATGTACCTTATGAATTAGGCTTTGGCAAAAATCCCCAATTAAGAGGAATGCCTCCTAACAAAGCGCTCACATATAAGATAGAGTTGTTCAAAATAAAATAG
- a CDS encoding rhomboid family intramembrane serine protease: MPKLFKLTLTLKGKISVVRKVKFSIWVAFMFSFVILLCFLLQHMDGMIDMHTFAIVPGDWHQFYGIFTTILVHNDFQHFIFNIVPLFALMSLLIFFYTNISAWVVLFIVFFGGLGVFFVGAPGYHIGASGLIFGLITFMIFSGFIRQNRALLTVSFMVLVFYGGSLFGVLPLSPEVSWEGHLFGSLAGIIAAFIWRKKGPNKDMHLFHIKRKSQEDDEYAHFSS; encoded by the coding sequence ATGCCTAAATTATTTAAACTTACTTTAACTTTGAAGGGTAAAATTAGTGTTGTGCGTAAGGTAAAATTTTCGATATGGGTTGCTTTTATGTTTTCGTTTGTGATTTTGCTATGCTTTCTGTTGCAACACATGGATGGTATGATTGACATGCATACCTTTGCTATTGTACCCGGTGATTGGCATCAGTTTTATGGAATTTTCACAACGATATTGGTACACAACGATTTTCAACATTTTATTTTTAATATCGTTCCTCTGTTTGCGTTGATGAGTTTGCTCATATTCTTTTACACCAATATTTCTGCTTGGGTAGTATTATTTATAGTATTTTTTGGAGGGCTTGGAGTTTTTTTTGTGGGTGCGCCCGGATATCATATTGGTGCAAGCGGTTTAATTTTCGGACTGATAACATTCATGATTTTTAGTGGCTTTATTAGGCAAAACAGAGCATTGTTGACTGTTTCTTTTATGGTTTTAGTATTTTATGGAGGTTCATTATTCGGAGTACTTCCGCTTTCTCCTGAAGTGAGTTGGGAAGGGCATTTATTTGGTTCTTTGGCGGGGATAATTGCCGCATTTATATGGAGGAAAAAAGGTCCAAATAAAGATATGCACCTATTTCATATAAAACGAAAAAGTCAAGAGGATGACGAGTATGCTCATTTTTCCTCTTGA
- a CDS encoding TrkA family potassium uptake protein: MNSRFAVIGLGRFGSKIARYLSLRGADVIAIDEDAMRVDALKDDVAHAVQADATHLRSLESLRIKDMDAVIVAIGENFEALLLSVVNLIELKVTRIISRTASKHQTLILQKIGITEIFNPEEEVGQIVAERLIHPNVKTFLQLPDNFEIVELSPPKGVYNKTVGEIRFTEDYNLNLISIKRPFEIEKGRHLETEYHLLGVPQRDLVVYERDELIILGKQTDIERFIEFNS; encoded by the coding sequence ATGAATAGTCGTTTTGCCGTTATCGGTTTAGGTCGCTTCGGTTCCAAGATTGCCAGATATTTATCATTGCGCGGTGCTGATGTCATTGCCATTGATGAAGATGCCATGCGCGTAGATGCCCTCAAAGATGACGTTGCCCATGCCGTCCAAGCAGACGCCACCCACCTGCGTTCGTTAGAATCGCTTAGAATAAAAGATATGGATGCTGTCATTGTGGCTATTGGTGAGAATTTTGAAGCCTTGTTGCTTTCTGTTGTTAACCTTATAGAACTTAAAGTAACCCGCATTATTTCAAGAACTGCATCTAAACACCAAACCTTAATTTTACAAAAAATCGGTATAACAGAAATATTTAATCCCGAAGAGGAAGTAGGTCAAATAGTTGCTGAGAGACTGATCCATCCCAATGTTAAAACATTTCTGCAATTGCCCGACAATTTTGAAATAGTTGAATTATCGCCACCAAAAGGCGTTTATAACAAAACTGTTGGAGAAATTAGATTTACGGAAGACTATAATCTGAACTTAATTTCAATTAAACGTCCTTTTGAAATTGAAAAAGGCAGACACTTAGAAACAGAATATCATCTTTTAGGTGTTCCCCAACGCGACTTAGTTGTATATGAGAGAGATGAACTAATCATTTTAGGCAAACAAACCGATATCGAGAGATTTATAGAATTTAACTCTTAG
- a CDS encoding nitroreductase codes for MIPNDILEMLKMRRSHFRKEFTGEKIPDEIIEYLLECAHQAPSHKHTLPWYFQVFSGTSLQKLTNKIVEINELDPNENTSSKSEKINQIPSEVSHILAICMKRNPEHSIPETEEICAVACAVENIYIGLLQFEDVGGYWCTGNGTYTPEMHHFLELTTEDKCLGFFFIGKLKQKRTHSNRPPVSNYIRWNL; via the coding sequence ATGATACCAAATGATATTCTTGAGATGCTAAAAATGCGCAGATCGCATTTTAGAAAAGAATTTACCGGAGAGAAAATTCCCGATGAAATCATTGAGTACTTGCTCGAATGTGCACACCAAGCCCCTTCTCATAAGCACACTTTACCTTGGTATTTTCAGGTTTTTTCAGGCACGTCACTCCAAAAGCTCACAAATAAAATAGTTGAAATAAACGAACTTGACCCAAACGAGAACACAAGCTCCAAATCCGAAAAAATTAACCAAATACCTTCTGAGGTGTCTCACATCTTAGCCATCTGTATGAAAAGAAACCCGGAACATTCTATTCCGGAGACTGAAGAAATCTGTGCTGTGGCATGTGCGGTCGAAAATATTTATATAGGATTATTGCAATTCGAAGATGTGGGTGGATATTGGTGCACAGGTAATGGAACTTATACTCCTGAAATGCATCATTTCTTAGAATTAACCACAGAGGACAAATGCTTAGGTTTTTTCTTTATAGGCAAACTCAAACAAAAACGCACCCACTCCAATCGCCCTCCGGTCAGTAACTATATACGGTGGAACCTATAG
- a CDS encoding polymer-forming cytoskeletal protein has product MLNKRNDKALNSGDAELNVIRKGVKITGDMHCEKDFRLDGQIDGNLRVDGKLVIGNSGYVQGSIISANADISGKVQGNIEIKENLILRDSAQIIGDIKTNKINIENGAEFNGTCTMKDNKTEKNIVNTTPDPLSKQNSMLGQP; this is encoded by the coding sequence ATGTTAAACAAGAGAAATGATAAAGCGCTCAATAGTGGAGATGCAGAGTTAAACGTAATCAGAAAAGGTGTTAAAATTACCGGAGATATGCATTGCGAAAAAGACTTTAGATTAGATGGTCAGATTGATGGGAATCTCAGAGTCGATGGAAAATTGGTGATAGGAAATTCAGGTTATGTACAAGGGAGTATCATTTCCGCCAATGCTGATATTTCAGGGAAAGTGCAAGGTAATATTGAGATAAAAGAAAATCTTATTCTCAGAGATTCCGCACAGATAATTGGAGACATAAAGACAAATAAAATAAATATAGAAAACGGGGCTGAGTTTAATGGGACTTGTACCATGAAAGACAATAAAACCGAGAAGAATATTGTAAATACAACTCCGGATCCTCTTAGCAAACAAAACAGTATGCTTGGTCAGCCGTAA
- a CDS encoding AtpZ/AtpI family protein produces the protein MTYKKDNHDSGKNYIKYSGIAFQMIAIIFIFAYAGNWIDKHFSFKIPIFTLILSLTGVALSIYQLIRTIK, from the coding sequence ATGACGTACAAGAAGGACAATCACGATTCCGGAAAAAACTATATTAAATACTCCGGAATTGCCTTTCAAATGATTGCTATTATTTTCATCTTCGCTTATGCAGGTAATTGGATTGACAAGCATTTCTCATTCAAAATTCCTATTTTTACACTCATTCTTTCATTGACAGGCGTAGCTTTGAGCATTTATCAGCTAATTAGAACTATCAAATGA
- the atpB gene encoding F0F1 ATP synthase subunit A: MSRILINKGLSQISGLKFSLSLVIFSLFLFTGKPLKAENETGQKEKFQPGKMIMNHVKDAYDWHIMDINGKAVSIPLPVIVYHPERGFDMFLSSKFHHGHEPYHGYKLNYKAEQFRHVLESEDGSSFYNFSLTKNSASVVIVTILIILLFSSVAKAYKRRDGMAPKGFQSLIEPIILFVRDEIAKPSAGKKYEKFLPFLLTIFFFIWINNLFGIIPFFPGGANVTGNISTTFVLAIFTFVITTFSGNKLYWKHIFLPDVPVWMYPILIPIEIMGVFLKPFVLMLRLFANILAEHIIALGFFSLIFIFGETSETLGIGVGVFSVLFTVFMGLLSLLVTFIQAYVFTLLSAIYFGMATEEHH; the protein is encoded by the coding sequence ATGTCGAGAATATTAATAAATAAAGGGCTTTCGCAAATTTCAGGTTTGAAATTTTCATTATCACTTGTTATCTTTTCGCTCTTTTTATTTACTGGTAAACCTTTAAAAGCAGAAAACGAGACCGGACAAAAAGAAAAATTTCAACCCGGCAAAATGATCATGAATCACGTAAAAGATGCCTATGATTGGCATATTATGGATATCAATGGCAAAGCCGTTTCTATTCCATTACCTGTGATTGTTTATCATCCGGAAAGAGGTTTCGACATGTTTTTATCCTCAAAATTTCATCATGGACATGAGCCTTATCATGGTTATAAATTAAATTATAAGGCAGAACAGTTCAGACATGTATTAGAATCAGAAGATGGAAGTAGTTTCTATAATTTTTCATTAACAAAAAACAGTGCTTCAGTTGTCATTGTAACTATTCTCATAATCTTACTTTTCTCATCAGTTGCCAAAGCATATAAAAGAAGAGATGGAATGGCACCAAAAGGATTTCAATCACTGATAGAACCTATCATTCTTTTTGTTAGGGACGAAATAGCTAAACCTTCGGCAGGCAAAAAATACGAGAAATTTTTACCTTTTCTTCTCACCATATTTTTCTTTATATGGATAAACAATTTATTTGGAATCATTCCTTTTTTTCCAGGAGGAGCGAACGTAACCGGCAACATTTCTACTACTTTTGTATTAGCAATATTTACCTTTGTTATAACCACTTTCTCCGGAAATAAATTGTATTGGAAACACATATTTCTCCCTGACGTCCCCGTCTGGATGTATCCGATTTTGATCCCAATTGAGATTATGGGCGTATTCTTAAAACCCTTTGTGCTTATGCTGCGACTTTTTGCAAATATTCTTGCAGAACACATCATTGCATTGGGATTCTTCAGTTTGATTTTCATCTTTGGAGAGACTAGCGAAACATTAGGTATAGGAGTGGGAGTATTTTCGGTACTATTTACTGTATTTATGGGCTTACTTTCTTTGTTGGTTACTTTTATTCAAGCCTATGTATTTACACTTCTTTCCGCCATTTATTTCGGGATGGCAACTGAAGAACATCATTAA